The following proteins are co-located in the Mycosarcoma maydis chromosome 11, whole genome shotgun sequence genome:
- a CDS encoding putative gamma-glutamylcysteine synthetase, producing MGLLSLGTPMEWKDAQPLASHVRKHGIQQFLSLWSKIKDRRGDILLWGDEIEYIVVSFDEETQNAKLSLRQEEILKVLSASDQETRESAPALAAQIPTFHPEFGRFMLESTPGSPYGASPKELRGVERNMRLRRQIARSHLKPNELPITLTSYPRLGVTDAPFTEPHYPPNGDASRSMFLPDELINPHARFPTLAANIRKRRGSKVAINMPIFKDINTPSPFIDPSIPWDRDLFPEDAEAKAGAAKPDHIYMDAMGFGMGCCCLQVTFQACSVQEARTVYDQLIPIGPLLLALTAASPAYRGYLSDVDCRWNVISAAVDDRTPQERGEPALALPGHTPRGGLDHDAQKIPKSRYDSVDSYISLDPLNRRSYNDNPLPINADVKQQLLEAGVDDLLADHLAHLFIRDPLVIFSEMVDQDDETSTDHFENLQSTNWQTMRFKPPPPGGRIGWRVEFRSMEVQITDFENAAFSVFIVLLTRAILSFGSNFYMPLTKVDENMARAHRRDAVNHERFWFRKEVYRTRNRHASRQASRQVSRCNSVENLHSGSRPINSNSHSHSNGNGRASPQSIGSSSDGCVEEEEYAEFSMDELMNGKGDEFPGLVGLVYNYLDSLNIDVETRCEMGLYLDLVSQRASGKLMTTATWIRQYVRNHADYKGDSVVSQKINYDMIKQLDLIERGEVDAPGFLPRAYAQRRKSQETKPELKA from the coding sequence ATGGGGCTACTCTCACTCGGTACGCCGATGGAGTGGAAGGATGCTCAGCCTCTGGCATCCCACGTTCGAAAGCACGGCATCCAGCAATTTCTGTCTTTGTggagcaagatcaaggaCCGACGTGGTGACATCTTGCTATGgggcgacgagatcgagtaCATTGTCGTCTCATTCGACGAAGAGACGCAGAACGCCAAGCTCTCTCTGCGCCAGGAAGAGATCCTCAAGGTGCTCTCCGCAAGTGACCAGGAGACGCGCGAGTCGGCTCCCGCTCTTGCGGCTCAGATCCCCACCTTTCATCCCGAATTTGGTCGCTTCatgctcgagtcgacgcCTGGATCACCATATGGCGCCAGTCCGAAAGAGCTGAGAGGCGTCGAGCGAAACATGCGTCTGCGTAGACAGATTGCTCGCTCCCATCTCAAACCCAACGAGCTGCCCATCACGCTCACCTCGTATCCACGCCTCGGTGTTACGGATGCGCCTTTCACAGAGCCTCACTACCCTCCAAACGGTGATGCTTCGCGTTCCATGTTTCTTCCCGATGAGCTCATCAACCCACATGCTCGCTTCCCCACCTTGGCCGCCAACATTCGCAAGCGTAGAGGCTCCAAAGTCGCCATCAACATGCCCATCTTCAAGGACATCAACACACCTTCCCCCTTTATCGACCCAAGCATCCCGTGGGATCGTGACCTGTTCCCAGAAGATGCCGAAGCCAAGGCGGGCGCCGCCAAGCCAGATCATATTTACATGGACGCCATGGGTTTCGGCATgggttgctgctgtctgCAGGTCACCTTCCAGGCATGCTCGGTGCAAGAAGCGCGGACCGTCTACGACCAGCTCATCCCTATCGGCCCTCTCCTGCTTGCGCTGACCGCCGCATCTCCAGCATACCGAGGCTACCTCTCAGACGTCGACTGTCGATGGAACGTCATTTCTGCCGCAGTCGACGACCGCACACCACAAGAGAGAGGCGAGCCTGCGCTTGCCTTACCCGGACATACACCGCGTGGAGGACTCGACCATGATGCCCAAAAAATTCCGAAATCCAGGTACGACTCGGTCGACTCGTACATTTCCCTGGATCCCCTCAATCGTCGCAGCTACAACGACAATCCACTGCCCATCAATGCCGacgtcaagcagcagctgctcgaagctgGCGTCGACGATCTTCTCGCGGACCACCTTGCGCACCTGTTCATCCGCGATCcgctcgtcatcttcaGCGAGATGGTTGACCAGGACGACGAGACGAGTACCGACCATTTCGAGAACCTGCAGTCCACCAATTGGCAGACAATGCGTTTCAAACCGCCACCACCCGGCGGTCGCATCGGCTGGCGTGTAGAGTTCCGTAGCATGGAGGTGCAAATCACGGATTTTGAGAATGCTGCATTCTCCGTGTTCATCGTTCTTCTCACCCGAGCTATCCTCAGCTTTGGCTCAAACTTTTACATGCCCTTGACCAAGGTGGACGAGAACATGGCTCGCGCACACCGACGTGATgccgtgaatcacgaaaggTTCTGGTTCAGAAAGGAAGTATATCGAACGCGCAACCGTCATGCTTCCCGACAAGCTTCGCGGCAGGTCTCGAGGTGCAACTCGGTAGAGAATTTACACAGTGGGAGCAGACccatcaacagcaacagtcacagtcacagtaACGGCAATGGACGAGCTAGTCCGCAGAGTATTGGCTCGTCCTCGGATGGCTGtgtggaagaggaagagtACGCCGAATTTTCCATGGACGAGCTGATGAACGGCAAAGGCGACGAATTTCCGGGTCTGGTCGGGTTAGTGTACAACTACCTCGACAGCCTCAACATTGATGTCGAGACACGCTGCGAAATGGGTCTTTACTTGGATCTCGTATCACAGCGTGCAAGTGGCAAGTTGATGACAACGGCAACGTGGATCAGGCAGTATGTACGCAACCACGCCGACTACAAGGGTGACTCGGTGGTGAGCCAAAAAATCAACTACGATAtgatcaagcagctcgacctgATCGAGAGGGGAGAGGTGGACGCGCCTGGATTTTTGCCTCGTGCATACGCCCAGCGAAGGAAGAGCCAGGAGACCAAGCCTGAGCTCAAGGCTTAG
- a CDS encoding putative glucose-6-phosphate isomerase: protein MAHKLASSLPAWQKLQQLYDTKGKQINLGQAFKADPQRFEKYSREWSSKATDARFLFDYSKNLIDDEVLEQLLALAEQAQVKEQIDAMFSGEHINTSEDRAVLHVALRDVPGDFKINEAGVDEVKPELEHMKAFSEAVRSGAHKGYTGKNIKSIVNIGIGGSDLGPVMVTEALKPYSKRELDAYFVSNIDGTHMAETLRVCDPETTLFIVASKTFTTQETITNATTARDWFLEHAKDKAHVAKHFVALSTNVKAATEFGIAEQNMFKFWDWVGGRYSLWSAIGLSIAIVIGYDNFEQLLLGAHEMDVHFKNTPLKDNLPALMALLGIWYIDFFGKHHEILLSNFFAQPEALAFGKSEAEVKQELGAEASNEFLVKSKVFEGDRPTNSILVQKITPAALGALIALYEHKIAVQGFVWSINSYDQMGVELGKVLAKKILPLLDGSDASKLDGAGHDSSTTGLIKFFLNNRN from the exons ATGGCTCACAAGCTCGCGTCCTCATTGCCGGCATggcagaagctgcagcagctctaCGACACCAAGGGCAAGCAGATCAACCTCGGTCAGGCTTTCAAGGCCGATCCGCAGCGATTCGAAAAGTATTCGCGCGAGTGGAGCTCCAAGGCCACTGATGCCCGTTTCCTGTTCGACTATTCGAAGAACTtgatcgacgatgaggtgctcgagcagctgctcgctctcgccgaGCAGGCTCAAGTCAaggagcagatcgacgccatGTTTAGCGGCGAACACATCAATACCTCTGAAGACCGTGCTGTTCTGCACGTCGCTCTGCGTGATGTTCCTGGCGACTTCAAGATCAACGAGGCGggtgtcgacgaggtcaagcCTGAACTCGAGCACATGAAGGCTTTCTCCGAGGCTGTGCGCTCGGGTGCGCACAAGGGTTATACTGGCAAGAACATCAAGAGCATCGTCAAcatcggcatcggtggCTCGGACCTCGGTCCGGTCATGGTCACTgaggcgctcaagcctTACTCGAAGCGTGAGCTGGATGCTTACTTTGTTTCCAATATCGACGGTACGCACATGGCCGAGACGCTGCGTGTGTGCGATCCCGAGACTACGCTGTTCATCGTGGCCTCCAAGACGTTCACCACGCAGGAGACCATCACCAACGCTACCACAGCGCGTGACTGGTTCCTGGAGCACGCCAAGGACAAAGCGCACGTTGCCAAGCACTTTGTAGCGCTTAGCACCAACGTTAAGGCTGCTACCGAGTTTGGTATTGCCGAGCAAAACATGTTCAAGTTCTGGGATTGGGTGGGTGGCCGATACTCGCTGTGGTCGGCAATCGGTCTGTCGATTGCGATTGTGATCGGCTACGACAACTTTGAGCAATTGCTGCTCGGTGCTCACGAGATGGACGTGCACTTTAAGAACACGCCTCTGAAGGACAACTTGCCGGCGCTCATGGCTCTGCTCGGTATCTGGTACATTGACTTTTTC GGCAAGCACCACGAGATCCTGCTTTCCAACTTTTTCGCGCAGCCCGAAGCGCTTGCTTTCGGCAAGTCCGAGGCTGAGGTCAAGCAGGAACTGGGTGCTGAGGCGAGCAATGAGTTCCTCGTTAAATCCAAGGTGTTTGAGGGCGATCGACCTACCAACTCGATCCTGGTGCAAAAGATCACGCCTGCCGCACTCGGCGCTCTGATCGCGCTCTACGAACACAAGATTGCGGTACAGGGCTTTGTCTGGTCCATCAACTCGTACGATCAGATGGGTGTCGAGCTGGGCAAGGTATTGGCCAAGAAGATTCTGCCCTTGCTCGACGGTTCGGAtgccagcaagctcgatggTGCAGGTCATGATTCTAGCACCACGGGTCTCATCAAGTTCTTTTTGAACAACCGCAACTGA